One Rhizoctonia solani chromosome 3, complete sequence genomic region harbors:
- a CDS encoding Transposable element Tc1 transposase encodes MGLPSSSSPGVPTPQKIKNPLRRNPLALFNPYPSSSFPLGPAPATQGPPPAPVVTLAQPPAPSTVKVDHPDTFKGKIGLEAKQWLTCMLAWVRLNQRQFPLDLEVPSFLLMNMTEAGGAWAHPHLDQLGSHCALIQTIDEFKVEFLAAFSNPDATQAVERKITSLTQTSTCAKYITKFHTLQMELDWNDAALWGQFACGLHWEVQRQIATRERQPRTLRELQDASLIIDNALCEERASHLQQGNKSGKTSTTPNWGVSTGQQATKTSPLSSDPNYILEEEQNCQHTEGLCVKCTCDIVANYKKYGSATPRPRPGRPPALSPQTRRSIARYLKLYPEKPYYAIAKLDGTVTERQVQYTANQMGLQRYNNTNQNWDWVAWADESTIDTGEQPVRPKVTRKQGEAYLPKNMVPSFQTGCQSVPMWGCIAHSKKGPLIWLELSPCIAGKKGRSRGGGLTSAGYAEQVLKGPLKEFLDELEAERGHKILIVEDGAPLHKGPQAREARAALGIEQLAHPLGSPDLNAIEPIWRLLKSRVFKVPGARRNADKLWKVAKRVWDELTVEDINKHTGQMDARVQAIKEAEGGPTEF; translated from the exons atgggcttgcccagctccagctccccTGGGGtccccacaccccagaagatcaaaaaccccctgcG GCGCAACCCCCTTGCCCTCTTCAACCCTTAcccctcctcttccttcccTTTGGGACCAGCTCCAGCCacccaaggacctccaccagcgcctgTTGTCACCCTGGCgcagcctccagccccctccactgtaaaggtggaccaccctgacaccttcaaaggcaaaattggcttggaggccaaacaatggctgacatgcatgttggcctgggtccGCCTTAACCAAAGGCAGTTCCCATTGGACCTGGAGGTCCCAAGTTTCCTCCTCATGAATATGACAGAGGCTGGTGGAGCATGGGCCCACCCCCAtttggaccaactagggtcccactGTGCACTCATCCAGACCATAGATGAGTTCAAAGTTGAGTTCCTGGCCGCTTTCAGCAACCCAGATGCTACCCAAGCAGTGGAGCGGAAAATCACTTCCCTCACACAGACCAGCACTTGTGCCAAATACATTACCAAGTTCCAcacgctgcaaatggaacttgactggaatgaTGCTGCACTTTGGGGTCAATTTGCATGCGGACTacactgggaggtccaaagACAAATTGCCACAAGGGAGAGGCAACCCAGAACCCTGAGGGAGCTCCAAGATGCCTCCCTCATTATTGACAATGCCCTCTGTGAGGAAAGAGCCAGCCACCTGcaacagggtaataagtctggtaAAACTTCAACCACCCCCAACTGGGGGgtgagtaccggccaacaggccaccaaaaccaGTCCCCTCTCCTCTGATCCCAATTACATCTTGGAGGAAGAGCAAAATTGCCAACACACAGAAGGCCTCTGTGTGAAATGCA CTTGTGATATTGTGGCAAATTACAAGAAATACGGGTCTGCTACCCCTCGGCCCCGGCCTGGTCGCCCACCCGCCCTATCCCCTCAAACTCGGCGGTCTATTGCACGTTATCTGAAACTCTACCCAGAGAAACCATATTATGCAATTGCCAAGCTCGACGGGACTGTTACCGAGCGTCAAGTTCAGTATACtgcaaatcaaatgggcCTCCAGCGCTAT AATAACACAAATCAAAATTGGGATTGGGTAGCTTGGGCCGACGAGTCCACAATTGACACAGGAGAGCAGCCAGTGCGACCAAAAGTTACCCGGAAGCAAGGAGAAGCATATCTACCCAAGAACATGGTCCCAAGCTTCCAAACTGGTTGCCAAAGTGTCCCTATGTGGGGCTGCATTGCTCACAGCAAGAAGGGCCCATTGATTTGGCTCGAACTATCGCCTTGCATTGCTGGAAAGAAGGGCCGCTCAAGAGGCGGGGGGCTCACCTCAGCAGGGTATGCTGAACAAGTACTCAAAGGTCCACTCAAGGAGTTTTTGGATGAATTAGAGGCTGAGCGGGGTCACAAGATCCTCATCGTCGAGGATGGAGCACCGTTGCATAAGGGTCCACAAGCACGGGAGGCCCGGGCAGCACTGGGTATAGAACAGCTAGCCCATCCATTGGGCTCTCCCGATCTCAATGCCATCGAGCCCATATGGCGTCTCCTCAAATCACGCGTTTTCAAGGTGCCTGGAGCTCGGAGAAATGCTGACAAGCTTTGGAAAGTGGCCAAGCGGGTTTGGGATGAACTTACAGTGGAGGATATCAACAAACACACGGGGCAGATGGATGCCCGGGTTCAAGCTATCAAAGAAGCTGAAGGGGGGCCTACTGAGTTCTAG